The following coding sequences lie in one Apium graveolens cultivar Ventura chromosome 3, ASM990537v1, whole genome shotgun sequence genomic window:
- the LOC141711461 gene encoding NEDD8-conjugating enzyme Ubc12-like translates to MIRLFKVKEKQREAAENSNGKPPVKKQSAGELRLHKDISELNLPKTCSMAFPNGKDDLMNFEVTIRPDEGYYSGGIFTFTFQIATIYPHEAPKVKCKTKIYHPNIDLEGNVCLNILREDWKPVLNINTVIYGLYHLFTEPNHEDPLNHDAAAVLRDNPKLFENNVRRAMSGGYVGQTFFTRCM, encoded by the exons ATGATCAGATTGTTCAAAGTAAAGGAGAAGCAGAGAGAAGCTGCTGAGAATTCTAATGGGAAGCCTCCAGTAAAGAAGCAAAGTGCAGGAGAACTACGACTTCATAAAG ATATAAGTGAACTGAACCTTCCTAAGACATGTAGCATGGCATTTCCCAATGGCAAGGATGACCTGATGAACTTTGAAGTCACAATTCGGCCTGATGAAGGATATTACTC GGGTGGCATATTCACATTCACATTCCAAATAGCTACTATCTATCCTCATGAAGCACCAAAAGTTAAATGCAAGACGAAG ATCTATCATCCGAACATTGATTTGGAAGGGAATGTATGCCTTAACATCCTCCGGGAAGACTGGAAGCCTGTCCTCAACATTAACACAGTCATTTATGGCTTATACCATCTATTCACG GAACCAAATCACGAGGACCCCTTAAACCATGATGCAGCAGCAGTGCTGAGGGATAACCCTAAGCTGTTTGAAAATAATGTGCGAAGGGCAATGTCTGGTGGCTACGTGGGTCAGACCTTCTTCACTCGATGCATGTAG
- the LOC141711460 gene encoding protein BRASSINAZOLE-RESISTANT 1-like, whose product MMNWEGESPASSAGGGGGGGRRKPSWRERENNRRRERRRRAIAAKIYAGLRAQGNFNLPKHCDNNEVLKALCAQAGWIVEPDGTTYPKGSRPPSIDIGMIDIGGNSNNTTPCSSRRPSPPSSSFPSPIPSYQPSPTSSSFPSPSRLEAHMSSNPFSFMRYSNPSSLPPLRISNSAPVTPPLASSNTRISMHNFNWESIAKQSASLSFPFLAVSAPASPTRGQRVPPPATIPECDESDASTVDSGQWMNFKTYAPTMGPTSPTFNLMKPATQNISSQNAVSDKGKGIDFEFEREAVKAWEGERIHEVGLDDLELTLGSGGMQ is encoded by the exons ATGATGAACTGGGAAGGTGAGTCACCGGCTTCATCAGCCGGTGGTGGAGGAGGAGGTGGTAGGAGAAAGCCATcgtggagagagagagagaataacaggaggagagagagaagaagaagggcTATTGCAGCTAAAATTTATGCTGGTTTAAGAGCTCAAGGCAATTTCAATTTGCCAAAACATTGTGATAATAATGAAGTCTTGAAAGCTCTTTGTGCTCAAGCTGGCTGGATTGTTGAACCTGATGGCACTACTTATCCAAAG GGATCACGACCACCCTCTATTGATATTGGAATGATTGATATTGGTGGTAATTCAAACAACACCACTCCATGTTCTTCACGTCGACCAAGTCCTCCATCTTCGTCGTTTCCCAGTCCTATACCTTCATATCAACCTAGTCCCACATCCTCTTCCTTCCCGAGTCCTTCCAGGCTTGAAGCTCACATGTCATCCAATCCTTTTTCGTTCATGCGTTACTCCAACCCATCGTCTCTCCCTCCGCTTAGGATTTCAAACAGTGCACCTGTAACACCGCCTCTTGCATCATCAAATACACGAATTTCTATGCATAATTTTAATTGGGAGTCCATTGCCAAACAATCCGCCTCCTTGAGTTTCCCCTTTCTAGCTGTTTCTGCCCCTGCCAGTCCAACTCGTGGTCAACGTGTCCCTCCTCCAGCTACAATACCGGAATGTGATGAATCTGATGCCTCCACTGTAGATTCAGGACAATGGATGAACTTCAAAACATATGCACCCACTATGGGTCCAACATCTCCGACTTTTAATCTCATGAAGCCTGCAACACAGAACATCTCTTCCCAGAATGCAGTCTCTGATAAAGGAAAAGGgatagattttgagtttgagaGAGAAGCGGTGAAGGCCTGGGAAGGGGAGAGGATTCATGAAGTGGGCTTAGATGATTTGGAGCTGACACTAGGAAGTGGGGGAATGCAATGA
- the LOC141711462 gene encoding deSI-like protein At4g17486 encodes MKFGVKKGWKSVVPLRLQGKSNLHFCLFPKMKSNYGSDSTPVYLNVYDLTPMNGYAYWAGFGIFHSGVEVHGVEYAFGAHDYPTSGVFEVEPRQCPGFKFRKSIFIGTTCLDPVQVREFIEHHAASYNGDSYHLIVKNCNHFCKDICYKLTGKHIPKWVNRLAKLGSVFNFMLPEALRIDAVQHDPSCQPFENEKRRLRSGFSCLSSISTRQKQLSTSSLFLQSPLKGCLPHQEARRSNNASPNER; translated from the exons ATGAAATTTGGAGTGAAGAAGGGATGGAAGTCAGTAGTACCTCTCCGCTTGCAAGGGAAATCAAATCTACATTTTTGTTTGTTCCCCAAGATGAAATCTAACTATGGTTCGGACAGTACACCCGTTTATCTCAACGTATATGACTTGACACCCATGAATGGCTATGCCTACTGGGCTGGATTCGGTATCTTTCACTCTGGCGTTGAAG TTCATGGTGTAGAGTATGCGTTTGGAGCACATGACTATCCAACTAGTGGTGTCTTTGAAGTCGAGCCTCGTCAATGCCCAGGCTTCAAGTTTAGGAAGTCCATATTCATTGGGACTACATGCTTGGACCCTGTACAGGTTAGGGAATTCATTGAGCATCATGCAGCGAGCTACAATGGTGATTCATATCACTTGATTGTCAAGAACTGCAACCATTTTTGCAAGGACATCTGCTACAAATTGACTGGAAAGCACATCCCTAAATGGGTGAATCGACTTGCCAAATTAG GTTCAGTGTTCAACTTCATGTTACCAGAGGCTCTTAGAATAGATGCTGTGCAACATGATCCCAGTTGCCAACCATTTGAAAACGAAAAGAGAAGGTTAAGAAGTGGCTTTAGTTGCCTCTCTTCAATCTCAACGAGGCAGAAACAGTTGTCAACGTCTTCATTGTTCTTACAGTCGCCATTGAAAGGCTGTTTACCCCACCAGGAAGCAAGAAGGTCCAACAATGCTTCGCCAAATGAAAGGTAA